A genomic stretch from Candidatus Poribacteria bacterium includes:
- a CDS encoding GNAT family N-acetyltransferase, with amino-acid sequence MEIRQYTSDLQTLVTQFYNHITSNVPHCYPVAEEEFAIAISRVTTDKADLKGDGLDSETAFVAIVNGVIQAFIHVGISPSREHRKENLGVIRFLGYERGARAVGQAVLEKAEDYLKAFNVSQISAFPQDCRYRFYHFGHAYLSDALDQVQGLLGFNGYRRSEGEVFLDWEDYSVTPVPSSLPVTLSINWQDGRGQHPNCTVLAHQDSEQVGICESICGGEFSSHPDAQDWFHTVWLGVEDDFQGQGLGRYLLQYALQEMKKIGYRHAAISTAWDNHRAFLFYSNCGYRTVDWTYEFMKNLSETPTHKW; translated from the coding sequence ATGGAAATACGCCAATATACATCCGATCTGCAAACATTGGTGACACAATTTTACAACCACATAACCTCCAACGTTCCGCATTGCTATCCAGTAGCGGAAGAAGAATTCGCTATCGCGATAAGCCGAGTAACTACCGATAAAGCCGATTTAAAGGGGGATGGACTCGATTCCGAAACCGCCTTTGTGGCAATAGTCAACGGTGTTATCCAAGCGTTTATTCACGTCGGTATTAGTCCATCTCGGGAACATAGGAAAGAAAACTTAGGTGTTATTCGGTTCTTGGGTTATGAACGCGGGGCGCGAGCGGTTGGACAAGCCGTACTTGAAAAGGCGGAAGACTATCTGAAAGCGTTCAACGTTTCCCAAATTTCCGCTTTCCCTCAAGATTGTCGATATCGTTTCTATCATTTTGGACACGCCTATCTATCGGATGCGCTTGATCAAGTTCAAGGACTCCTTGGATTCAATGGATACCGTCGTTCTGAAGGTGAGGTTTTTTTGGATTGGGAAGACTATTCCGTTACGCCCGTCCCTTCAAGTCTACCAGTAACGCTTTCTATCAACTGGCAGGACGGACGCGGACAGCATCCGAATTGTACCGTGCTTGCCCACCAAGATAGTGAACAAGTTGGAATCTGTGAGTCTATTTGTGGCGGTGAGTTTTCAAGCCATCCGGATGCCCAAGATTGGTTTCATACGGTTTGGCTCGGTGTTGAAGACGATTTTCAAGGGCAAGGTTTAGGGCGTTACCTGCTCCAATACGCGCTGCAAGAGATGAAGAAGATCGGATACCGGCATGCAGCGATTAGTACTGCCTGGGATAACCATCGCGCATTCCTCTTTTACAGCAACTGCGGTTATCGGACTGTGGATTGGACGTATGAATTCATGAAAAACCTCTCGGAAACGCCGACACACAAGTGGTAG
- a CDS encoding zinc-dependent metalloprotease — MRHLLTFWICLITISGYCLSVSAQETTEKKQEFADFAKVIEDSKNYDGFFKLYQKKEKLYCEIQPSQLDQPFLCMTSLARGLARGRLISGIIMDEWLLVWRRVGDNVHLVRKNVRYRAEKGTPTAQAVDYSYSDSVLFSLKIESVHPQRKSLLVDISPVFMSDLPPLARRIAADARFDKTRSTWGTIKAFPKNVELRVKAVYTSQSYIETVPDSRGIQLTVHYSLAALPSNNYQPRPADDRLGHFMTTIKDYSAQVSEEPFARYVNRWHLEKADKDAKLSPPKDPIIFYIEKTVPHRFRPYIRQGILEWNKAFEKAGFVDAIEARIQQDYEDWDPEDARYNTIRWVVDAGFATGPSRVNPLTGQILDADILITDGFIRSWRREYTTFFDELAHERDHPMDPSSQFQCQMGSGLVHQMGFMASVLDARDLTGEGGELPEEFLGEALKALTMHEVGHTLGLRHNFKASTIFSLDDLNKKNGEAILGSVMEYDAVNIAPEGEKQGHYYTPTIGPWDYWVIEYAYKPTNASKPEDELEALRKIATRAPTPELTYATDSDAYGYQHRDIDPLVNRWDLGNDPLEFAKQRREIVVGLWDKIANKVTKEGEGYQRTRRAFRTLIVEHGYTMYLASRYIGGQYHHRDHRGDENGRLPFVPVPAAKQREALEFLKEHALSDKAFNFPPDLLNSLAITRWSDWGAASWDSTRFDYPVHEIILRYQNRILERLLYPNILARIQDTELKFPKGADAFTLPELFSGITDAVWTELDRNIGEKQWSNTDAFISSFRRGLQREHLKRLIKLVLDADSGTPEDARSLARRHLGQINTRIQRVLQTAQGRLDDYSLAHLQESQVRIAKALDANFQVEKR; from the coding sequence ATGCGGCATCTATTGACCTTTTGGATCTGTCTCATCACAATAAGCGGTTACTGTCTTTCAGTATCTGCACAAGAAACAACAGAAAAAAAACAAGAGTTTGCAGATTTCGCAAAAGTGATTGAAGATAGTAAAAACTACGACGGCTTCTTCAAACTATACCAGAAAAAAGAAAAACTCTATTGTGAAATCCAACCCTCACAATTGGATCAGCCTTTTCTATGCATGACCAGTCTTGCACGCGGCTTAGCGAGAGGACGGCTTATCTCAGGAATAATAATGGATGAATGGTTGCTCGTTTGGCGGCGCGTTGGCGATAACGTGCATCTCGTGCGAAAAAATGTGCGATACCGTGCTGAAAAGGGAACACCGACTGCCCAAGCAGTTGACTATAGTTACAGCGACTCTGTATTATTTTCTCTTAAGATTGAAAGTGTACATCCACAACGAAAGAGTCTATTGGTCGATATTTCTCCGGTTTTTATGTCCGATTTGCCGCCACTGGCACGTCGTATTGCCGCTGATGCCCGCTTTGATAAAACACGCAGCACTTGGGGAACAATCAAGGCGTTCCCAAAGAACGTCGAATTGAGAGTCAAAGCGGTCTATACATCGCAAAGTTACATAGAAACCGTCCCCGACAGTCGTGGCATCCAGTTGACGGTGCATTACAGCCTCGCTGCACTTCCATCCAACAACTATCAACCCCGACCGGCTGACGACAGGCTCGGACACTTCATGACAACGATCAAAGACTATTCGGCTCAAGTTAGCGAGGAACCCTTCGCTCGTTACGTCAATCGCTGGCATCTGGAGAAAGCCGACAAGGATGCAAAACTTTCACCCCCAAAAGATCCGATCATCTTCTACATTGAAAAAACCGTACCGCACCGCTTCCGTCCTTACATCCGGCAGGGGATCCTCGAATGGAACAAGGCGTTTGAAAAGGCGGGTTTTGTCGATGCGATTGAAGCACGCATTCAACAGGACTATGAGGACTGGGACCCCGAAGACGCACGGTATAACACGATCCGTTGGGTGGTTGACGCAGGATTCGCCACCGGTCCCTCTCGCGTGAATCCACTGACAGGACAGATACTGGATGCCGACATCCTTATTACCGATGGTTTTATCAGGTCTTGGCGGCGAGAATATACAACGTTCTTTGATGAGTTAGCGCATGAGCGTGATCATCCGATGGACCCATCTTCACAATTTCAGTGTCAGATGGGATCTGGGTTGGTGCATCAGATGGGGTTCATGGCAAGTGTCTTGGATGCGCGGGATCTGACTGGCGAAGGCGGTGAACTCCCAGAAGAGTTTCTCGGAGAGGCACTCAAAGCACTGACGATGCATGAAGTGGGGCATACATTGGGATTGCGCCATAACTTTAAAGCGAGTACAATTTTCTCTCTCGACGACTTGAACAAAAAGAATGGAGAAGCCATCCTCGGTTCTGTCATGGAATACGATGCTGTGAACATCGCACCCGAAGGTGAAAAACAAGGGCATTACTATACGCCGACAATCGGACCCTGGGACTACTGGGTGATTGAATATGCCTATAAACCCACTAATGCGAGCAAGCCAGAAGATGAATTAGAGGCGTTGCGCAAAATCGCTACCCGTGCGCCAACGCCGGAACTGACGTATGCTACAGATAGCGATGCTTATGGGTATCAACATCGAGATATTGACCCATTGGTCAACCGTTGGGACCTCGGCAACGATCCACTTGAATTTGCCAAACAACGTCGTGAGATTGTTGTTGGACTCTGGGATAAGATTGCAAACAAAGTTACAAAAGAAGGCGAAGGCTATCAACGGACCAGGCGGGCTTTCCGTACACTCATTGTTGAACACGGTTATACCATGTACCTCGCAAGTCGTTACATCGGTGGGCAGTACCACCACCGCGATCATCGCGGCGATGAAAATGGACGGTTGCCCTTCGTGCCGGTCCCCGCAGCGAAACAACGCGAAGCACTCGAATTCCTCAAAGAACACGCCCTCTCGGACAAAGCCTTCAATTTCCCGCCGGACTTGCTTAACAGTCTGGCAATCACCCGTTGGAGCGATTGGGGAGCCGCCAGTTGGGATTCCACACGTTTCGATTACCCGGTACATGAGATCATTCTGCGCTATCAAAATCGCATTCTGGAACGCTTGCTCTACCCGAACATTCTCGCACGGATTCAAGACACAGAGTTAAAGTTCCCTAAAGGTGCGGATGCGTTCACACTCCCTGAACTTTTTTCAGGCATTACGGATGCGGTCTGGACTGAATTGGATCGGAATATAGGAGAAAAGCAGTGGTCGAATACGGATGCGTTCATCTCCAGTTTCCGGCGCGGTTTACAACGCGAACATCTCAAGCGGCTTATCAAACTGGTATTAGATGCCGACAGTGGCACACCTGAGGACGCAAGATCCCTCGCCCGTCGCCATCTCGGGCAAATCAACACTCGCATACAGCGCGTGCTCCAAACCGCGCAAGGCAGACTTGACGATTATAGCTTGGCACACCTCCAAGAGTCTCAAGTCCGAATTGCGAAGGCGTTAGATGCCAACTTCCAAGTCGAGAAACGCTAA
- a CDS encoding zinc-dependent metalloprotease, with protein MRYQLTFWICLTVIIGYCFSAAAQEAAQPAKPTAQAAPTEKKKEFEDFAKVIADSKNYDGFFKLYQKKEKLYCEIQPSQLEQPFLCMISLSRGLGRGFLISGMIMDDWLLVWRRVGDNVHLVRKNVRYRAEKGTPTAQAVDYSYSDSILFSLKIESIHPQRKSLLVDISPVFISDLLPLARSIASDARFDKTRSTWGTVKAFPKNVELRVEAVYTSQSYIETVPDSRGIQLTLHYSLAALPSNSYQPRLADDRLGHFMTTIKDYSARVSEEPFARYVQRWHLEKADKDAKLSPPMDPIIFYIEKTVPHRFRPYIRQGILEWNKAFEKIGFADAIEARIQQDYEDWDPEDARYNTIRWVVDAGFAIGPSRVNPLTGQILDADILISDVFIRGWQRQYTTFFDELEHERDHPMDPASRYRCQMASGLAHQVGLMTSVLQARDLIDEGGELPEEFIGQALKTLTMHEVGHTLGLRHNFKASTIFSLDDLNKKEGEALIGSVMEYDAVNIAPEGEKQGHYYTPTIGPWDHWVVEYAYKPISASKPEGELEELGKIASRSAMPELTYATDEDASWYRYRDLDPLVNRGDLGADPLEFAKRRREIVVELWDKIADKVTKEGKGYQRVRQAFGRLLYEHGYTMYLASRYIGGQYHHRDHRGDENGRLPFVPVPAAKQREALEFLKEHALSDSTFDFPPDLLNSLAITRWSDWGAASWNSTRFDYPVHDVILTNQTRILERLLYPNVLARVQDTELKFPKGEDAFTLPELFSGITDAVWVDLERNLGEMQWSNTEAFISSFRRGLQREHLKQLIKLVLDADSGTPEDARSLARLHLEQINTRIQQVLQNAQGRLDDYSVAHLEESQVRVTKALDANFQVEER; from the coding sequence GTGCGATACCAATTGACTTTTTGGATCTGTTTAACCGTCATCATCGGTTATTGCTTTTCAGCAGCTGCACAAGAAGCGGCACAACCTGCAAAGCCTACGGCACAGGCAGCACCCACAGAAAAGAAAAAAGAGTTTGAAGATTTTGCCAAAGTGATTGCGGACAGTAAAAACTACGACGGCTTTTTCAAACTGTACCAAAAAAAAGAAAAACTCTACTGCGAAATTCAGCCATCACAACTGGAGCAGCCTTTTCTATGCATGATTAGCCTTTCGCGCGGCTTAGGAAGAGGATTCCTTATCTCAGGAATGATAATGGACGATTGGCTCCTCGTCTGGCGACGCGTCGGCGACAACGTGCATCTCGTGCGAAAAAATGTACGCTACCGCGCTGAGAAGGGGACACCGACTGCCCAAGCGGTTGACTACAGTTACAGCGATTCCATCCTATTTTCTCTTAAGATTGAAAGTATCCATCCACAACGAAAGAGTCTGTTAGTGGACATTTCTCCGGTCTTTATATCTGATCTGCTACCTCTGGCGCGCAGTATTGCCTCCGACGCACGCTTCGACAAAACGCGTAGCACTTGGGGAACAGTCAAGGCATTTCCAAAGAACGTAGAGTTGAGGGTCGAAGCGGTCTACACATCGCAAAGCTATATAGAAACTGTCCCTGACAGTCGTGGCATCCAGTTGACGCTACACTATAGCCTCGCTGCACTCCCATCGAACAGCTATCAGCCGCGATTGGCTGACGACAGACTCGGGCACTTCATGACAACGATCAAAGATTATTCTGCTCGCGTCAGCGAAGAACCGTTTGCGCGGTACGTCCAACGGTGGCATTTGGAGAAAGCGGATAAAGATGCGAAACTCTCGCCGCCGATGGATCCGATCATTTTCTACATTGAGAAAACAGTGCCACATCGCTTCCGTCCTTATATCCGGCAGGGCATTTTGGAATGGAACAAGGCGTTTGAAAAAATCGGATTTGCCGATGCGATTGAAGCACGGATTCAGCAAGATTACGAAGACTGGGACCCCGAAGACGCGCGGTATAACACGATCCGCTGGGTGGTTGATGCGGGCTTCGCCATTGGTCCCTCTCGTGTGAACCCACTGACAGGGCAAATACTGGATGCCGATATTCTTATCAGCGATGTCTTCATCAGGGGGTGGCAGCGACAATATACGACCTTCTTTGATGAGTTGGAGCATGAGCGCGATCATCCGATGGATCCTGCTTCACGCTATCGGTGCCAGATGGCATCAGGATTGGCACATCAGGTGGGGCTCATGACGAGCGTTTTGCAAGCGCGAGACCTAATTGATGAGGGGGGTGAACTCCCAGAAGAGTTTATCGGGCAAGCTCTCAAAACCTTGACGATGCACGAAGTGGGACATACACTGGGACTGCGTCACAACTTTAAAGCGAGTACGATATTTTCCCTTGACGATCTGAATAAGAAAGAGGGTGAAGCACTTATCGGCTCCGTTATGGAGTACGACGCTGTCAACATCGCTCCTGAAGGCGAGAAACAGGGACATTACTACACACCAACAATTGGGCCTTGGGACCATTGGGTGGTCGAGTATGCCTATAAACCCATTAGTGCAAGCAAACCGGAAGGCGAATTAGAAGAATTGGGCAAAATCGCTTCCCGTTCTGCGATGCCAGAACTCACGTACGCTACGGATGAAGATGCGTCTTGGTATCGCTACCGAGATCTTGATCCATTAGTCAATCGAGGGGACCTCGGTGCCGACCCGCTTGAGTTTGCGAAACGGCGGCGAGAGATTGTCGTCGAACTCTGGGATAAAATCGCAGATAAGGTCACAAAAGAGGGAAAAGGCTATCAACGCGTCAGACAGGCATTTGGAAGGTTGCTTTATGAACACGGCTATACCATGTACCTCGCAAGCCGTTATATCGGTGGACAGTATCACCACCGCGATCACCGCGGCGATGAAAACGGACGTTTACCGTTCGTGCCGGTCCCCGCAGCGAAACAACGCGAAGCACTCGAATTCCTCAAAGAACACGCCCTCTCAGATAGTACTTTCGATTTCCCACCGGATCTGTTGAACAGCCTGGCAATCACCCGTTGGAGCGACTGGGGAGCCGCCAGTTGGAATTCCACACGTTTCGATTATCCCGTCCATGATGTCATTTTGACGAATCAAACCCGTATCTTGGAACGGTTGCTCTATCCGAATGTCCTTGCGCGCGTTCAGGACACAGAACTCAAGTTCCCGAAAGGTGAAGATGCGTTCACACTCCCAGAACTCTTTTCTGGCATTACAGATGCGGTTTGGGTGGACCTTGAACGGAATCTCGGAGAAATGCAGTGGTCGAATACAGAGGCGTTTATCTCCAGTTTCCGGCGCGGTTTGCAACGTGAACACCTCAAGCAACTCATCAAACTGGTGTTGGATGCCGACAGTGGTACACCTGAGGATGCGAGATCGCTTGCACGCCTTCATCTTGAGCAAATCAATACTCGGATACAACAGGTGCTTCAAAATGCGCAAGGAAGACTTGACGATTATAGCGTGGCGCACCTTGAAGAGTCACAAGTTCGAGTTACGAAGGCGTTGGATGCCAACTTCCAAGTCGAGGAACGCTAA
- a CDS encoding Uma2 family endonuclease: MQQKVVSAPIPFYPSSDGKPMAETDWHRKLLMDLLQMIEHHFREHDDVYVSGDLLIYYEMGDATKSVAPDVFVVRGVAKKQRGTYLTWEESHTPDFVIELASPSTVQHDLTRKKDLYASVLKVQEYYIYDPRHQIQPHFIGFHLVNGAYEEIAFVNERLPSSVLNLELGERDGVLGLYDPAIEQWLEPPQERAEQAEERAEQEALAREHAESELAKALATLERLQAEDRN; encoded by the coding sequence ATGCAGCAAAAAGTCGTGTCTGCTCCAATACCCTTCTATCCCTCTTCAGACGGTAAACCTATGGCAGAAACTGATTGGCATCGTAAATTACTTATGGACCTCCTTCAAATGATTGAACATCACTTTCGGGAACATGATGATGTTTATGTTTCTGGAGATCTGTTAATCTATTACGAAATGGGCGATGCAACGAAATCGGTTGCCCCCGATGTTTTTGTCGTTCGGGGAGTCGCGAAAAAGCAGCGTGGCACCTATCTGACCTGGGAGGAATCTCACACACCCGATTTTGTGATAGAACTTGCAAGTCCGAGCACAGTTCAGCATGATCTAACCCGGAAGAAAGATTTATATGCGTCTGTTCTGAAAGTGCAGGAATATTACATCTATGACCCACGCCATCAAATACAGCCACATTTCATAGGTTTTCATTTGGTTAATGGCGCGTATGAGGAAATTGCATTTGTGAATGAGCGTCTTCCGTCATCGGTGCTGAACTTAGAACTCGGTGAGCGCGATGGGGTGTTGGGCTTGTATGATCCCGCGATAGAGCAGTGGTTGGAACCTCCCCAAGAACGTGCTGAACAGGCTGAAGAACGTGCTGAACAGGAAGCCCTTGCTCGTGAACACGCCGAGTCTGAACTGGCGAAGGCTTTGGCAACGCTTGAACGCCTCCAGGCTGAAGATAGAAACTGA
- a CDS encoding phytanoyl-CoA dioxygenase family protein, translated as MTSEKRGLTPTQKAFYQENGYLVLESVFSAEECQSFVAHMEDLHTGHKHLEGFFQQDKYGARTFNQHLYDQRVLDLLIDSRLHKPLTDCFGGEPEGIQTMHFYEGSEHPFHQDQYYLPDCMSAWIAMVSVDENNGPLIVQPGSHKGQLVTKKDVPMTFLPGETYEQQQHNRYFPAVKQVFEENGVDAVQVMVNAGDVILFDGKLIHGGAEILQPGTRRHALACHYIPYASENWERDWPRFSFDGSQRIHYE; from the coding sequence ATGACATCCGAAAAGAGAGGCTTAACACCTACGCAAAAAGCGTTCTATCAGGAAAACGGGTATCTCGTCCTTGAAAGCGTCTTCTCAGCGGAAGAATGTCAAAGTTTTGTAGCGCACATGGAAGACCTTCACACAGGGCATAAACATCTCGAAGGATTCTTTCAACAGGATAAATATGGGGCTCGTACCTTTAATCAGCATCTATATGACCAACGTGTATTGGACTTGCTGATCGATTCGCGCTTACACAAGCCACTCACAGACTGCTTTGGCGGGGAACCGGAAGGCATCCAGACAATGCACTTTTACGAAGGTTCAGAGCATCCATTCCATCAAGACCAATACTATCTGCCCGACTGCATGTCTGCGTGGATCGCGATGGTCAGTGTTGATGAGAATAACGGTCCCCTCATCGTACAACCGGGTTCACATAAAGGTCAATTAGTTACGAAAAAGGACGTGCCGATGACCTTTCTACCGGGAGAAACCTACGAGCAACAACAGCACAATCGCTATTTTCCAGCAGTCAAACAAGTTTTTGAAGAAAATGGCGTGGATGCGGTTCAAGTTATGGTGAACGCTGGAGATGTGATTCTCTTTGACGGCAAATTAATCCACGGCGGTGCAGAAATTCTGCAGCCCGGTACCCGTAGACATGCGTTAGCGTGCCATTATATCCCTTACGCCTCCGAAAACTGGGAACGCGATTGGCCGCGATTCTCATTTGATGGAAGTCAGCGAATTCATTATGAATAA
- a CDS encoding peptidase E, with protein sequence MKTVPKIVAVGGGEISEQETATIDRRIIELTGKTQPKALFIPTASSDAPGYIDTFEAYYGGHFGCQTRILTLTQNPPGFEEMSALVLDSDLVYVGGGNTYRMMKLWRRLGLDAVLTEAASRGTVLSGLSAGAICWFKYGHSDSRSFSSNPKWDYIRVRGLGFINAIYCPHYHFEGREPSFFEMIAKRGGIGIACDNNAAIEIVGEQYRVLTSAPTGKAYKFFKRNGNVVPVELSQDSEYRPLANLLRRQ encoded by the coding sequence ATGAAAACAGTTCCTAAGATCGTCGCAGTCGGTGGCGGGGAAATCAGTGAGCAAGAAACCGCTACGATTGACAGGCGTATCATTGAATTAACAGGTAAAACACAGCCCAAGGCACTCTTTATTCCAACTGCCAGTAGCGATGCCCCTGGATACATTGACACCTTTGAAGCGTATTACGGTGGACATTTTGGATGTCAAACGCGCATTCTCACACTCACTCAAAATCCGCCAGGGTTTGAGGAGATGTCCGCATTGGTATTGGACTCAGACCTCGTCTATGTTGGGGGCGGGAATACCTATCGGATGATGAAACTGTGGCGGCGATTGGGATTAGATGCCGTGTTGACAGAAGCTGCATCCCGCGGGACTGTGCTATCGGGTCTCAGTGCTGGTGCGATCTGCTGGTTTAAATACGGACATAGCGATTCTCGCTCTTTCTCGAGTAATCCGAAGTGGGACTATATCCGCGTCAGAGGACTCGGGTTCATTAATGCAATATACTGTCCGCATTATCATTTTGAAGGGCGTGAACCTTCTTTTTTCGAGATGATCGCAAAACGCGGGGGCATCGGAATCGCTTGTGATAACAACGCCGCGATTGAAATCGTCGGTGAGCAGTATCGTGTTCTCACCTCTGCACCTACTGGAAAGGCATACAAGTTCTTCAAACGTAACGGAAACGTCGTTCCTGTGGAATTATCTCAGGATAGTGAGTATAGACCTTTAGCTAACCTTTTAAGGCGGCAATAA